A region of the Cytophagia bacterium CHB2 genome:
GATAGTAATACGTTCCACTCGCAAAGCCCTTGGCATCCCAACTCACCGTGTACGTGCCGGGTTGATGCGCTTTGTCCACCAGGGTCGCAACCTCCTGCCCGAGCGAGTTGAAAATTTTCACTCTCACATTATTCGTCTTCGCGACATGATACTGAATTTGCGTGGCGGGATTGAAGGGGTTGGGATAATTCTGTTCGAGAATAAAACCGTTCGGCACGCCGATGCCTATGCCGCGGCCCTGCACCAAATTGGGCGTATCGCTGACGAGTTTTTTCACATAATCATAGCCGCGATGCGGATTGGGCAGATACGGAAAGGCGGTGGAAATTGCCAGGTCATTCTTGGTCGGACCCGCATTGTACAGCAATTCGCCCAACAGCTTGGCCGAAGCGAGATCAGAATAATTGCCTTGCACGGCATCATCGAAGGGGAAACCAACTGCCGCCAGGACTAAGCCGCCAACTGCCTGCAATTCAATGGAGGTGACGTCATCTTCCAAACGCCGGCCGTTCGGAAATCCGTCCATGTGCGGAATCGGTTCGAGATTGGCATTGGTGTTATACGGCGCTGCCGTCAGTCCCAGCGCGGCCGCGCGCAACAAGCCGAAACGCGCATTCACGTTATATTCCGTGGAATTGCGATCGGTTATGGGCACGGCCATGTTCAAGCGCAGCATATCGCCGCCATAGTATACGCCGTTGTCGTTGGTGATCGGCAGAAAGTTGTTGATGAACGGCTTGCCGGCGCTGAGCGGGCCGCCGGTTTTGCCGGTGGCGAGGTGATAAGGGATCAGATTCGGCACGCCAAAATAGAACACCGGAAAAATATCCGCGCGTCGCGGTTCACCGGGCGCAACCAGAGCTGTTTGCAACGGCACGGCGGCATTCTTCGGACCGGTGGGCACGGCGAGCGCGGTTCCGGTGAAATCAATTCCCGGAATGCTGGCCGCGGCAAACGCGCCGTCTTTGCCATTGCGGAAATCAAAACCGGGTGTGCTGTAACCGGGAATAACGCCGAGGGCGGGATAGGATTGCGCTTGCACACGCAAAGCCGACAATGCCGGCACCGCGCCGCCGAACTGGCTGTCATCCATGTACAATGCCAGCTCCGGGTTGTAGAAATATTGCGCAAAATTTTGTTCATCAACGCTGTAGGGCGTCACCGCATTCCAGTAATCTTTTTGACCCAACGGAATAACCGCTTCGTTGGTCAGCGGCATGCCGAGACGGGAAACCTGCACCCACTCGCCGCTGCCCAGAGGCTTCGAACCCGGGCCGGTGGGCTGCAGCGTCGTCACTTTTTGGCGGCTGGCAGAGGCCCACACGCCGATCACGAAATCGCCGTCGAGAATATTGGCGGCTTCGCTCACGGATTTGCCGTCTTTTTGCAGTTTGTTGATTGGAATATTCATGATGATGCAATGCACGTTGTAGCCGGCGACGGCGTCGCGCGCATTGAGCGGATCAGAGACGCTGGTGCCATACGAACTGCGCGTTTGGCCCAGGTCGAAGACGCCGCCGAGATCGACAAAGAACACATCATCGCGCGGCCCGCATAACACTTTTTCGCCGTCGGGCGATGTGGTATTGATCGCCGCCGCCACCAATGCATCATACGTTTGTCCCAGGCCGACCGTGGCATCATTGATCGAGCGCGGGCCGATATTGTTGGGCGGTACGATGCCGTTGGTGATCACAGTGGTGAACGCGCCGCCGTTCACGCTTTTTTCCATCGTGTAGGTCGTCTTCAAATTTTGCTTGCCGAGACGAATGTTAAAAAATGTCGTGGGATCTTCATTCGTCTGCGTAAAAGTGAAGCGATACGTGATGTCATCTTGCGCTGTGCCCAATGCGCCGACCGAGGTTTTATTCTTGATGTGAATCTCATAACGCACGCCTTCGGCAAACGTCGTCCAGTTCGGGCCGCCCTCCGGCAACTCCAGGCCGATGTAGCCGGCCACGATGGTTACCGTATTGGGATCATCCGGCGAGCGAAAAACCCACAAATCCGTATTATCGGCAAGCGGATCCTGAGCGATGAGCGGCGCTTCGCGGTGGCTGGAGGCTTCGATGCTAGGCGCGTAGTAGTGCAACAACAACGCCAGCGCTCCGGCCAACGTGAATAACGCAATGAAGAACTTCCGCATACACACATCTCCTTAAAGTTGATGGGTAAAAATGAAGAATGAATTGATGATGCGCATCAAGCAGATTGTTCACCTCTCAAAAACCGTCTAATTTAGCGTGGCAGATAGCGCTAATCTTTAAACACGCAGTAGCAATACGAATCTTTTCTCGAAACGGATTTAGTGCCGTTGTGATTTGGCGATTCTTCTGTTTGATCGAGTAAAGCCAAAAGGCATAACAAAATCGGAACATGCTGAAAAGATTTAGAGAAACCCAACGCGGATAAACCGCAATACAAAGGAAATCGCCAACGGATTGCAACAACCCAACAGATTAAAAAATATCCGCTGGGTTGCCTCAATCCGGTGGAAAGATTTTTTGCTATTAAGGCAACGATTTCACTTTAAGGGAACAAAAATACGCGCACAACACGGTTTTGCTTTTAATGTCGATTCGAAGTGCTGCGTAGCTTGACTTTACTCATGAGACGATGTATCTTCGCACGAGTTCAAGAGTCACGCTCCTGTCTTGACCTAGTCGCTTTGAACGGCTGAAACAGCCCCCTTTTTTTTGCGATTGAAAAGCTAACCGCAAAAAGTTCAAATTGCAAAGGTTTTCTCCATGCCGGCTTCTTCTCTGCTCAAACTCGAGAATCCCGCGACCAATGAAATTTTTGCATCGCTCACCATGCCCGAGGCCCATCACCTGGCGCTGGACGCCGCTGGCCGAGCGCGCCGCGATCACACAACGCTTCGTGGAGGAGATGCTAAAACACCGCGAAGAAATCGCGCGGGAAATTACGCAGCAAATGGGCAAACCGCTCAAGCAAGCGCGTGCGGAAGTCGACACCATGGCCGAACGCGCCCGCCATCTTGCAGCCATTGCAGCGGAAGCGCTCGCCGATGAAATCTTGCCGGAAAAACCGGGATTTTTCCGCAAGATCGCGCATGAACCGTTGGGCGTCGTGGTTGACATTGCGGCGTGGAATTATCCGCTGCTCATCGCCATCAACATTGTTGCGGCAGCCCTGCTGGCCGGCAACACGGTTCTGTTGAAGC
Encoded here:
- a CDS encoding DUF4331 domain-containing protein, which codes for MRKFFIALFTLAGALALLLHYYAPSIEASSHREAPLIAQDPLADNTDLWVFRSPDDPNTVTIVAGYIGLELPEGGPNWTTFAEGVRYEIHIKNKTSVGALGTAQDDITYRFTFTQTNEDPTTFFNIRLGKQNLKTTYTMEKSVNGGAFTTVITNGIVPPNNIGPRSINDATVGLGQTYDALVAAAINTTSPDGEKVLCGPRDDVFFVDLGGVFDLGQTRSSYGTSVSDPLNARDAVAGYNVHCIIMNIPINKLQKDGKSVSEAANILDGDFVIGVWASASRQKVTTLQPTGPGSKPLGSGEWVQVSRLGMPLTNEAVIPLGQKDYWNAVTPYSVDEQNFAQYFYNPELALYMDDSQFGGAVPALSALRVQAQSYPALGVIPGYSTPGFDFRNGKDGAFAAASIPGIDFTGTALAVPTGPKNAAVPLQTALVAPGEPRRADIFPVFYFGVPNLIPYHLATGKTGGPLSAGKPFINNFLPITNDNGVYYGGDMLRLNMAVPITDRNSTEYNVNARFGLLRAAALGLTAAPYNTNANLEPIPHMDGFPNGRRLEDDVTSIELQAVGGLVLAAVGFPFDDAVQGNYSDLASAKLLGELLYNAGPTKNDLAISTAFPYLPNPHRGYDYVKKLVSDTPNLVQGRGIGIGVPNGFILEQNYPNPFNPATQIQYHVAKTNNVRVKIFNSLGQEVATLVDKAHQPGTYTVSWDAKGFASGTYYYRLEVGNEVVSAKRAVLVK